The genomic DNA GCTTATTCATCAAAGATACCTGTTGGCAGACCGTCTAAACTGTTTAAGTTTTTTCTTTGCCAATAGTCTTTGATGCCTTCGGGCCCCTGGTTTTCTGCCCAACGGTCCAGGTTGTCTCTGTCATCTTGATAGTCAAAGAGGGGAACTCCAAAGCCGCAAGATGTTTGAACCAAATCGAAATTTAATCGGATGATTTGTCTAGCGCCTGGATATGTTTTGCTATTAAAAGACTTCTCGATAATCGTTTTGTACTCTTCACTGTTTCGGTGGAGCACTTCGCCTTGCCCGTAAAGCCTTAGAATTTTAGGGGGACCTTCAAACGAGCAGAACATGATGGTTAGTCTGCCATCAGCTTTTATATGAGCTGCTGTTTCATTGCTGCTGCCGGTTTTATCATGATAAACAACGGTGTTTTCATTGATAATTCTCAAGCACTCAGTGCTTCTTGGAGAGAGATTTATATAGCTATCTTTTGTGCCGGACGCTGTGAAAAAAATGTTCTGGCGTTTAATAAAGTCTGATAGATCGTTATTTAAGCTAGGGTATTGTTTTGCCATTTTTTCGTTCGCCCTTTTTGTATGACTTGCACCAGAGGCTTTGTTTTATTTGAGACGTCTCATTGTATGTAAGTTGGCCTGATTTTTTGTGACTGGCAAGGGACTTTTTTGTTTAATTTAACTTAGCTTAGATCAAATAAAGTTTAGCTTCTTTCTTTTTAAAAAGTGGTAAGGTTCTATTG from Hyphomicrobiales bacterium 4NK60-0047b includes the following:
- a CDS encoding pyridoxamine 5'-phosphate oxidase family protein, whose amino-acid sequence is MAKQYPSLNNDLSDFIKRQNIFFTASGTKDSYINLSPRSTECLRIINENTVVYHDKTGSSNETAAHIKADGRLTIMFCSFEGPPKILRLYGQGEVLHRNSEEYKTIIEKSFNSKTYPGARQIIRLNFDLVQTSCGFGVPLFDYQDDRDNLDRWAENQGPEGIKDYWQRKNLNSLDGLPTGIFDE